One window of Watersipora subatra chromosome 3, tzWatSuba1.1, whole genome shotgun sequence genomic DNA carries:
- the LOC137390170 gene encoding glutaminyl-peptide cyclotransferase-like: MEIIQMSGSVNLVLICLLWIVLQSVTAQTSISPARERHQLKELNGRQVKAIAKLSNNSLFRREILQPLLIERVVDTAGSRRAQEHIKQWMATKLLWHVEEDSFHSNTPLGTKKFTNIIATHDPAAKRQLVLACHFDSKLFNTFTFIGATDAAVPCAMIIDLARTLNNKLGSRDRLGNDISLQLIFFDGEEAFQRWTSTDSLYGSRHLAAAWADTPHSHYSNGSKLDGIDMLVLLDLIGARNPEFANLFPEMTGRFFEGLNAIEGQLHQARLLRGHTTNQYFDLTRRRGAVQDDHIPFLEQDVPILHLISVPFPRVWHTRRDDGSAVDYRTVNNLNRIIRVFIARYLHLTT; encoded by the exons ATGGAAATCATCCAAATGAGTGGCTCGGTGAATTTGGTATTAATCTGTCTTCTTTGGATTGTGCTGCAATCAGTGACTGCTCAGACCAGCATCTCTCCAGCAAGG GAAAGACATCAGCTCAAGGAACTCAATGGTCGCCAAGTTAAAGCTATAGCAAAGCTTTCCAACAACAGCCTATTTCGAAGGGAAATCCTGCAGCCCCTGCTCATTGAGAGGGTTGTCGACACAGCAGGTAGTCGTCGCGCTCAAGAG CACATCAAGCAATGGATGGCGACTAAACTGCTGTGGCATGTCGAGGAAGATTCCTTTCACAGCAATACTCCTCTTGGCACCAAGAAGTTCACAAACATTATTG CTACGCATGATCCGGCAGCAAAACGACAGCTGGTCTTGGCTTGCCACTTTGACTCAAAGCTTTTTAATACATTCACATTTATTGGAGCCACAGACGCTGCAGTACCATGCGCTATGATAATAGACCTAGCACGCACACTCAACAACAAACTTGGCAGCAGAGATAGACTA GGAAATGACATATCTCTGCAATTGATATTTTTTGATGGCGAAGAGGCATTCCAACGCTGGACAAGTACAGATTCGTTGTATGGTTCAAGACACTTGGCAGCAGCTTGGGCCGACACTCCCCACTCTCACTACTCCAATGGCAGCAAACTAGATGGAATT GACATGCTGGTGCTGCTTGACCTGATAGGAGCTCGAAACCCTGAGTTTGCTAATCTTTTTCCAGAAATGACAGGAAGATTTTTTGAAGGACTCAATGCTATAG AGGGGCAGCTGCACCAGGCTAGACTTCTACGCGGCCATACAACAAATCAGTATTTCGACTTGACAAGGAGACGAGGAGCTGTACAAGATGATCACATACCATTTCTTGAGCAAG ATGTTCCCATACTTCATCTCATTTCTGTACCCTTTCCAAGAGTCTGGCATACTCGCAGAGATGATGGATCAGCAGTCGACTACAGAACTGTGAACAACCTTAACCGAATCATACGAGTATTTATTGCCCGATACTTACACCTGACTACCTAG